GTGGCGGGGGTGCTCGCCGACCGCATCGGCCGGGTCCGCGCCCTGCTGCTCACCGTGATCGTCTACGCGGTCTTCACCGTGGCCTGCGGCTTCGCGCCCAACTACGAGACGCTGCTGGTCTTCCGCGCCCTCCAGGGCCTCGGCTTCGGCGGTGAGTGGGCGGTCGGGGCGATCCTGGTCGCCGAGTACTCACGGGCCGAGCACCGGGGCCGCACCCTGGGGGCCGTACAGAGCGCTTGGGCCGCCGGCTGGGCGCTGGCCGTCGTCGTCTACACCCTCGTCTTCCAGGTCCTCGACGACGACCTGGCCTGGCGGGTGATGTTCTGGACCGGCGCGCTGCCCGCCGTCCTCATCCTCTGGGTCCGGCGCCGGGTCAAGGACGCGCCCGAGGCCGAGGCGCGGCGCAAGGCCAATGTGCGCCCCGGGTCCTTCCTCACCATCTTCAGGCCCGGTACCGCCGCCGCGCCGGGACTGCTGCGCACCACGCTCTTCGCGGTGCTGCTCTCGACCGGCGTGCAGGGCGGCTACTACACGCTCGCCACCTGGCTGCCCACCTACCTCAAGTCCGAACGCGACCTGTCCGTGGTCGGCACCGGCAGCTACCTGGCCTTCCTCATCTCGGGCGCCTTCCTCGGCTATCTGGCGGGCGGGCACCTCACGGACGTGCTGGGCCGCAAGCGCAACATCGCCCTGTTCGCCTTCCTCTCGGCGGCCTGCGTGCTGCTCTACACCAACGTCCCCTCGGGCGCGAACACCCTGCTCCTGGTGCTCGGATTCCCGCTCGGCTTCTGTATGTCGGCGATCTTCAGCGGCTTCGGCTCCTTCCTGAGCGAGCTGTACCCGACCGAGGTACGCGGCGCGGGCCAGGGCTTCACGTACAACGCGGGCCGTGCCGTGGGCGCCGTGTTCCCCACCCTGGTCGGCTTCCTCGCCGACAGCTGGGGTGTGGGCGGCGCCCTGGTCTTCGGCGCCCTCGGCTACGGACTGGCCGTCGTGGCCCTGCTGGGGCTGCCCGAGACACAAGGTAGGGAACTGGTCTGACCGGCCGGGGCCCGAACGGCCCCGCACCGCGGCGCAGTTCCCACGACCGTCCGAGGAGAGGACGCAGCACATGACCGCCACCACGACCGCCGAGCCGCACCCGCGCGCGGCCGCCGCCCGGCCCGTCGACCTCAACGCCGACCTGGGCGAGGGCTTCGGCCACTGGCGGCTGACCGACGACGAGGCGCTGCTGTCCGTGGTGACCAGCGCCAACGTCGCCTGCGGCTTCCACGCCGGGGACGCCGTCACGATGCGCCGGGTCTGCGAGCTGGCCGTGGCGCACGGGGTACGCATCGGCGCCCAGGTCTCCTACCGCGACCTGGCGGGCTTCGGGCGCCGCGCGATGGATGTCCCCGCCGAGGAGCTGGCGGCCGAAGTGGCGTACCAGATCGGCGCGTTGGAGGTCTTCGCCCGGGCGGCGGGCGGCCGGGTGGCGTATGTGAAGCCGCACGGGGCGCTGTACAACCGGGTGGTCCACGACGAGGAACAGGCCGCGGCCGTGATCGAGGGCGTCCGGCTCGCGGGCGGGGCTCTTCCGGTCCTCGGACTGCCCGGCTCACGGCTGCTCCGGGCCGCCGCCAAGTCCTCCCTGGTGGCCGTCGCCGAGGCCTTCGCCGACCGGGCGTACACCGACGAGGGCACGCTGGTGCCCCGCGGTTCGGCGGGCGCGGTGCTCAGCGACGCCGACGAGGTGGTGGCCCGCTCGGTGCGGATGGCCACGACGGGATGTGTCACCTCGGCGGGCGGACGCGAGATCAGAGTGCGGGCGCGGTCCCTGTGCGTGCACGGGGACACCCCCGGCGCGGTCGACCTCGCCCGCCGGGTGCGCCGGGCGCTGGCCGAGTCCGGCGCCGTCGTGGAGGCCTTCGCATGAGGTGTCTGCCGGCCGGTGAGTCGGCGCTGCTCGTCGAACTGGCGGACGGCGAGCGGGCCGAGGCCCTGCACGCGGAGCTGCTGCGCCGCCGCGCCACCGGCGAACTGCGCGTGGTGGAGATCGTCCCCGCGGCCCGCACCGTGCTGCTCGACGGTGTCGAGAACCCGCGCCAACTGGCCGCGTGGCTCCGCGAGCTGCCCGTACCGCCGCTCGAAGCGCGGGCGGGCGGCGCCGTCGAGATCCCGGTGGTCTACGACGGGCCCGACCTGGCCGAGGTCGCCGCGCACTGGGGGCTCGGCGCACGCGAGGCCGCGCTCGCGCATGCCGCGACCGAGTTCCGGGTCGCCTTCTGCGGTTTCGCACCCGGCTTCGCCTACCTCACCGGCCTGCCCCAGAACCGGTCGGTGCCCCGGCGGGCCACCCCGCGGACGGCGGTGCCCAAGGGCTCCCTCGCGCTTGCGGGCCCGTACACCGGTGTCTATCCGCGCTCCTCGCCGGGCGGCTGGCAGCTCATCGGTACGACGGACCTGGAGATGTGGGACGCCGACCGCTCCCCCGCCGCGCTGCTCACCCCCGGGGCCCGGGTCAGATTCGTGCCGCGCCGTCTGCCGGGGGACGCGCCATGACGGACCACGCGGTCTCGGTGGTACGACCCGGCGCGCTCACCACCGTCCAGGACTCCGGCCGCCCGGGCCACGCCCACCTCGGTGTGCCACGCTCCGGCGCACTCGACGCCCCGGCCGCCGCCCTCGCCAACCGCCTTGTCGGCAACGCCACTTCGGCCGCCGTCCTGGAGACCACCCTGGACGGCTGCGCACTGCGGCCCCGCCGCGCGCTCACGGTGGCCGTGACCGGTGCGCCCTGCTCCGTGACGGTGGACTCCCGGCCGGTGGCCTGGGGCGCGCCGGTACGGGTCCCGGCCGGTGCGCTGCTCGACGTGGGCCGGGCCCGGGCCGGGCTGCGCAGCTATCTGGCTCTCGCCGGAGGGGTCGAGGTCGAGCCCGTCCTGGGCAGCCGCTCGGCCGACCTGCTCTCCGGCCTGGGCCCCGCGCGGCTGACGGAGGGCACCGTCCTCCCGCTCGGCACCCCCGCCACGCGGCCACCCGTCCTCGGACCGGTGCCGCACCCCGCACCGCCCCGCGAACTGGTGCTGCCCGTGACCCCCGGACCCCGCGAGGACTGGTTCACCGACGGCGCGCTGCGCACCCTCACCCGGGCCCGCTACACCGTGTCGGCGGCGAGCAACCGCATCGGCCTGCGCACCGAGGGCCCGCCCCTGGAACGTGCCGTGACCGGCGAACTCCCCAGCGAAGGCCTGGTGTTGGGCGCCGTCCAGGTACCGCCGGACGGACGGCCCGTGGTGTTCCTGGCCGACCACCCGACCACCGGCGGCTATCCCGTGGTGGCCGTGGTCCGCACCCCCGCCCTGGCCGCAGCGGCACAGGCCGTCCCCGGCACACCTGTCCGCTTCGTACGGACGGGTCACTGAGGGGGCGTACGGCGCAAGTGCGCCGACTCGGCCTACGGGCGCGGGTCGTTGAAGTCCGCGTACGGCAAAAGCACCCACCTGGCGCCGGGACGAGCCGCTGAGCCTACGGGGACGCGCCGGTGATCTCCGCGTACGGCCCGGCCGCGGCCACCGTCGATGCCGCACCGCCGGAGCGCACCCGGGCCCGGTCGTCCGTCCGGGCCCGCCCTGTCGCGCGCCCCGCTCAGGCCGCGTCGCGGCGTTCGGTCACGGTCAGCGAGGCGAGGGCGGAGGCGACCGCGGCCGAGGCGCTGAGGTCCAGGCGTGCGCTGGTTCCGCGCGCCCGGTGCCGCGCCTCGTCCATGGCCAGGGTCAGCAACTGCGGGAGCAGATCGGTGCAGCGGCGTGCCATCCAGGCGGTGCCCGCGGTCGCCAGCCAGAACAGGACGGTCGCCCGGGACGGCGGTTTCATCTCCGCGAGCGGGGACGGCGACGGCCCCACCGGGATGCCCTCCGCCGCCAGGAGCCGGTGGAACCGCACGGCGAGCGCACGGTGCCCGGTCTCCGAGGGATGCATCCGGTCCGCGCTCCACATGGCCTTCTGCATCACCCAGTCGCCCTCGCAGGCGTGCAGATGCAGCGCACCGTGCCGCTCGGACAGCGCGTGCACCACGGTGTTCACCGCGCGCCCGCGTCGTGCGAGCGGCCGGGCGAGCGCCCCCGGCAGCCGGAGCATGGTTCCGGGGTCGGGCAGGCAGGCGGTGACGACCACCGTGCCCTGTGCCCGCAGCCGCGCGTACACCTCGTCCAGCCGTGCCGCCACGGCATGGATGTCGAAGGTGCGGCGCAGGGTGTCGTTCACGCCGACGAGTACGGACGCCACGTCCGGCCTCATCTCCAGTGCGGCGGGCGTCTGTTGGGCCAGCACATCCGCCGTCTGGGCCCCGCTGACCGCGAGGTTGTGGAAGTCCGCCGGGCAGTCGGCGGTCCCCAGGCCCTCGGCGAGCAGCGCGGCCCAGCCACGCCAGGCACGGTCCACGCGGTCGCCCACACCCTCGGTGAGGGAGTCGCCGAGCGCCACGTAGCGCAGGGGTCTCATGCCACACCCTCCCGGGCACCGTCCCGGTCGAGTTGCTTGCTCGTGGGCACCTTGACGTCGGCGTCGTGCGCGCGCAGGAAGCCCTCCACGGCGGCGCCCCAGCCGAAGCACTCCGCCCGCGCCCTGGCCGCCTCGCGGCGCTCGGCCTCGGGCAGGTCGAGCAGGGCGCGTACCGCGTCGGCGAAGGCCTCGCCGTTGTCCGCCGCGGTGGCCCCGGCCTCGCCCACCACCTCGCCGAGCGCGGAGGAGGAACTGGCCACCACCGGCGTACCGCAGGCCATCGCCTCCAGCGCGGCGAGCCCGAAGGTCTCGGCGGGCCCGGGCGCCAGGCAGATGTCGGCGGTGGCCTGGAGGGCGCCGAGCTCCTCGCGGTCGTCCACGTGCCCGAGGAAGGTGACGGGCAACCGGCGTTCGGCGGCGCGCTGTTCGAGCCTGCCGCGCAGCGGTCCGTCCCCGGCGACGACCAGGACCGCCCGCTCACCGCGGCGGACCAGTTCCTCCATCGCCTCCAGCGCGGTCCACGGCCGCTTCTCCACGGACAGCCGCGAGCACATCACCAGCATCAGCTCGTCGCCGCGGGCGTGGCGCTCGCGCAGCCAGGGGTCCCGCAACCCGGGGTGCCGGTCGGAGACGTCGACGCCGAGCGGGGCCCGTACGACGTTGCGGGCGCCGATGCGGACGAACTCCCGCTCGGCCCACTCCGTCGTACACACCACACGCGCGTACGCCCGGGCGGTACGGGTGTTGAAGAAGTCGGCCGCCCGGCGGGCGTTGTCCTCGGACAGGCCCCAGGTGCGCAGCACTCCGTGCGCGGTCTCGTGGGAGACCATCATGGCGGGCACCCGGGCGCGCCGGGCCCATTGGCCGGTCCAGCGCAGGGTCGTACGGTCGGACACCTCCAGCCGGTCCGGCGCCAGGTCCTCCAGGAGCCGGGTGAGACGGCCCTTGTTGATCAGGACCCGGTAACCGCCGGTGTTGGGCAGCAGGGGTCCGGGCAGGGTGATCACCCTGCCCTGCTCGGTCTCGCGGTCGTCGGCGCGGTCGCCGGGGACGATGAGCACCGGCTCGTGCCCGGCGGCCCGGTACCCGGCGCCGAGTTCGCGCAGCGCCGTGCGCAGTCCGCCGGAGGCGGGCGCGACGAAGTTGGCGAGCCGGACGATCCTCAGCGGGCCGCTCATGCCGCCACCGCCGTACGCTCGCGCAGCACCTCGGCGTAGTGGTCGATGAGCTGGTCGCCGATCGTGGCCCAGGTGCGCTTTTCGACAGTGGCCCGTCCGGCGGCGCCCTGTGCGGCGCGCAACTGCGGGTCGGCCTGGAGCTTGGCGACGGTGTCCCGCAGGGCGTCGGCGTCCATCGGCGGCACCAGGAAACCGGTACGGCCGTGGTCGACGAGGTCGATCGGGCCGCCCGCGGCGGGGGCGACCACGGGCACGGCGGAGGCCATGGCCTCCTGCACGGTCTGACAGAAGGTCTCGAACGGTCCGGTGTGCGCGAACACGTCGAAGGACGCGAAGATCCGCGCCAGGTCGTCGCCGGTCCTGCGACCGAGGAAGGCGGCGCCGGGCAGGGCCGAGCGCAGCCCCTCCTCGCTGGGCCCGTCGCCGACCACGACGACCTTGACGCCCGGCAGTGCGCAGACGCCGCTGAGCAGTTCGACGTGCTTCTCCTGCGCGAGGCGGCCGACGTAGCCGACTATCAGCTCGCCGTCCGGGGCGAGTTCACGCCGCAACGCCTCGTCGCGGCGGTCGGGCCGAAACCGTTCGGTGTCCACGCCGCGCGCCCACAGCTTCACCCGGGGCACACCGTGCGCCTCCAGGTCCTTGAGCGAGACGCTGGACGGGGCGAGCGTGAGGTCGGCGGCGGCGTGCACATTGCGGATCCGCCGCCAGGCGGCGGCCTCACCCGCGCTGATGTACGTACGGGCGTACCCCGCGAGGTCGGTCTGGTAGACGGCCACGGCGGGCAGCCGCAGCCGGGACGCGGCGGCCATGCCGCGCACCCCGAGGACGAAGGGGCTGGCGAGATGAACGATGTCGGCCCGGTGTGCGGTGAGGGTCGCGGCGACCCTGCGGCTGGGGAGAGCGACACGGACCTGCGGGTATCCGGGGAGGGAGATGGAGGGGACGCGCACGACGGGGCACGGCGCCTCGCTGTCGTCGCCCGCGCCCGAAGCGGTGGTGGGCGCGATGACGAGCGGGTCATGACCGCGCGCGACGAGATGCCGGGCGGTCTGGATGGCGCAGTGCGCCACGCCGTTGACGTCGGGGGGAAAGGATTCGGTCACGATGACGACACGCATACCCGTGTTGTCGTCGTACCGGACGTGGCCTTGCCAACGTCGATCTTTCTGGCTGAAGAACGTCCCGTGAGCGTTCCTCGTCGCCTGCCGTTCGTATGACAGGAACGTCCGTTTTAGCCGGCCCCGCCATCGGGTCCGATACGGCTGCGTACGGCTGTCTGCACCTCCGCCTCCTCGGCGGGGTCCGTTGCCAGACGCCGGAGTTGGTCGACGACGCGGGCATCCGCCGTCTCCGCGTGCCGGGCCGCCACCTCGCGGGTGGACTCCTCGCAGTCCCACAGGCACTCGACGGCGAACGCGGCCGCGAAGCCCGGGTCGGTGACCGCAAGGGCGCGAGCCGCCCTGCCGCGGAGTTGTGACGAGGCCGTCTCGCGATAGACGTGCCGCAGTACCGGGGCGGCGGTCAGGATGCCGAGCCGTCCGGCGCCGTCGACGAGCGGCCACAGAGTCGGGGCGTCGCAGCCCTCCCGGCGCACCGCGTCGCGCAACGCCGCGAGCACCAGGGCGCTGTCGCCCCGCGCTCCTCGGCAGGCCAGTACGCGCCCCGCCGCGGCGCCGAGTTCGTCGGGCCGCGGGGCCCATTGCCGGGCCCGGGCCAGCGCCACCGCGCTCCGCATGCGTTCGAAGGCGTCCACGGCCGCGTCGGCGACCGGTCCGGGCCCCTCGGCCACCGCGGCCTCCACGAGCGGGAAGACACGGGGGTCCTGGGAGTCGGCGAGATAGCGCAGCGCGGTGCAGCGCGCCGCCTCGTCCCCGCCGCGGGCCGTCGCCACGATCTGCTCGCGGTCGTCGGCTCCGGCGACCGCCGCCAGGCAGCGGGCGGCGGGCACGTGCAGGACGGCGCCGCGGCTCAGTCCTTCGCGGGCCCAGTCGAAGACCGCCTCGACGCTCCAGTCGGGGCGCGGTCCGCTCGGCCTCATCTGGCGCTGCCAGCGGTCGAAGCAGCCCTGCTCCTGGGCGGCCCGCACCCGCTCGCCGATCCCGGGCCGCGGGTCGGCGGCCCACAGCCGCCAGGGCCGTGGTTCGAAGGCGTCGCGCACCATGGTGGCGAGTTCCGCCTCGCCCTCGGGGGTGTGCGGGAATCTGGCCAGGATCCGGGGGGCCAGCGCCGTCAGGGCGGCGTCGTCGTCGCGCAGGGCCAACTCGTCCAGCGCCCAGGCCCAGTTGTTGCCCTCGGCGGCGTAGCGCCGCAACAGGTTCAGGGCGTCCGGCCTGCCGTAGGAGGCGAGGTGCCCGAGCACGGACAGCGCGAGTCCGGTACGGCAGTCCTCGGAGTCGAGTACGTCCTCGATGTCGAAGAGGTGGCGCTCGAGCTCGTCGAGGCCGCCGTCGAGGTCGACGAAGAGCCGTGCGTAGTACAGGGAGCGGTTCTCCACCTGCCAGTCGTGGCGGGGGTCGTGGCGCACGCACTGATTGAGTGCCGCGAGCGCCTCGGAGCGGGGGGCGGTGAGCGCGTGCAGCGTGCCATCGCCGCGGCCCCGCTGGAGCAGGCCGAGCAGCGTGCCGCTCGGCGCTATGACCGGTTCGAACATGGGATACAGCCTCACATCGAGAGTCGACGCAACCGGGGACCGTGCACTACCTGGCTGCGTGACAACACGTCGGGGTGCCCGTCGTCTCGTGCTTGCTGCTGACCATGTTCCTCTGCCTCTCGTCGGTGGCCCGCGCAGGGCCGTCCACGGTCCACGCGGTGCGTGAGCATCTGCCCCGCCGTCGCGTCCGTGAATCACGACGTCATGATGACCCAGCCGTTCTCGTCACCGCGACCAGATTTCCCACGACCCGGTGACATCTCCCCGTCATCCGCCGTTTCCCCAGGTCGTCCCGGGTATGTCAGGCGGCGCCGAAAAGTTCGAGCAGCTCTGTCCTGCCGAACATTCTGGCTGTCTCGACGGCTGAGGGTACCCCTGCGGAAGGATCTGCTCCGCTTTCGAGGAGCGCCCGCACCACCTCGTCCTCACCCTTGAACACCGCTCCGGCGAGCGGACTCTGGCCACGGTCGTTGATCCGGCCCGGCTCGGCGCCGCGCTCGAGCAGGGCCCGTACCGTCGCGGGATGGCCGTGATAGGCGGCCAGCATCAGCAGCGAATCGCCGCGGTCGTTGGTGAGATCCACCGGGACTCCGGCGTCCACATAGGCGGCGAGCGCCGCCGCGTCACCGGTCCGGGCCATCGCGAAGACCCTCCCCGCCAGTTCCACCACTTCGACATCGGGGGCTTCGCTCATGGCTGACCGGCCACCTTTCCCCTGCTCCGCCGCCCGGATCCGCGGCGCCGCCACGTTCGCGTGAAACCGACAGGCTACTGCGCGCGTACCCCCTCACCGACATACCGGCGAGCCGCAGGATCACCCCTGCCCGCACTCCACTCGCGCCGCGTCACACCCTCGCCCCATAACCCCCTGAACAGCCAACTGTCCACTGATTTCCCCATTTGCACCTTTAGTCAGATAGACACATGCTGTGACCCTGGAAGCACTCATGGTGATAAACCCTCGCCTACCAGGAGAACTCTCATGATTCTGTCCGTCTCGGGTGTCGTCCTCCTCGGAATCATCGTCTTCGTGCTCTTCCGCAAGGACGGGCTCAAGGCCTCGCACGCCGTCGTCTGCGCGCTGTTCGGCTTCTACATCGCGGGCACCGCCCTCGCGCCCAGCATCGAGGCGGGAGGCGCGAGCCTCGCCAACATCCTCGGCGGAATCAAGTTCTGACCTGGCCGGCCGGGCCCGGACTCCAGGAGCCCGACCCCGGGAGCTGGGGCCCGAGTCCGCTCCGCGTCCCGAGTCCCCGCATTCCCCGAACCCCTGAATCCCCGCATTCACGAACTCCAGGAGACAGCCCGTGGCCCGGCGCCCACTCCCCCGCATCCTCAGCAACCCCGGCGCCCGGCTCACCCGCGGCCGGGAGCTGGCACGGTCGGCCGCGGGCGGGGCGACCGATGTGCTCCACCCGCTCCTGACGATCAGCCGTGGCCTGCGCCGCCTGGCCACCGCCGGACGGCTCAAGTGGTCCGAGACCCCCAAGGACCGTCGCGGGCCCCTGCTGTTCTTCGTGGCGTCGCTGATCCTGGTCGTCGCCCTGGTTCCGTACGGGCCCCTGCTCGCGGGCATCACCCTGATGGCCGCAGCGGGCTGGGCGGGCCGCGAGCGCGAACCCGCCACCCCCGAGGCCGACGAAGCGGACCGCAGCGCCCGGCTCCAGGCCCTCTACGAAGCCCTCGTCCCGCACTTCTCGGTGCCCGAGGACCCCGAGCCTCGGTTCGCGCACGGCGGCGAGTGGGACCGCGGCTTCGGCGACCACGCCTTCGACGCCGACGGCCGCGTCTCGGCGCTCACCGTGCACTACCCGCCCTACTTCCCGGACGGCGACCCCGAGGCCCGGGCCCGGGTGGAACGACTTCTGCACGCCAAGGCCGGGCGTGGCCGCGAGTACCACTTCGGCTGGGACGAGGAGTCCAACATCCTCGAACTGACCGTGCTCGACGCCCTGCCCACCGGTGTCCGCGCCCAGACCTTCGTCACCTCGGCCGACGAGGCGGTGCTCGGCTTCACGGACCCCGACGGCGTGCCGCGCACCATCCCCGTCGCGGCCGAGGGCGACGGCGCAGCGCGGCGCCTCGACCTGCCGCCGGTCCTGTGGCGGACCGGGCCGCGCTCGACCGAGCCGCACCTGCTCGCGGTGGGCCAGCCGG
This is a stretch of genomic DNA from Streptomyces sp. NA04227. It encodes these proteins:
- a CDS encoding MFS transporter, which produces MSTIPPPGKTTPGHPATENGSATGGGGALGWFRALGPGGRRAFGGAFGGYALDSYDYFTLPLSMVALSAYFSLNSGQTGLFTTVTLVVSAVGGAVAGVLADRIGRVRALLLTVIVYAVFTVACGFAPNYETLLVFRALQGLGFGGEWAVGAILVAEYSRAEHRGRTLGAVQSAWAAGWALAVVVYTLVFQVLDDDLAWRVMFWTGALPAVLILWVRRRVKDAPEAEARRKANVRPGSFLTIFRPGTAAAPGLLRTTLFAVLLSTGVQGGYYTLATWLPTYLKSERDLSVVGTGSYLAFLISGAFLGYLAGGHLTDVLGRKRNIALFAFLSAACVLLYTNVPSGANTLLLVLGFPLGFCMSAIFSGFGSFLSELYPTEVRGAGQGFTYNAGRAVGAVFPTLVGFLADSWGVGGALVFGALGYGLAVVALLGLPETQGRELV
- a CDS encoding LamB/YcsF family protein, coding for MTATTTAEPHPRAAAARPVDLNADLGEGFGHWRLTDDEALLSVVTSANVACGFHAGDAVTMRRVCELAVAHGVRIGAQVSYRDLAGFGRRAMDVPAEELAAEVAYQIGALEVFARAAGGRVAYVKPHGALYNRVVHDEEQAAAVIEGVRLAGGALPVLGLPGSRLLRAAAKSSLVAVAEAFADRAYTDEGTLVPRGSAGAVLSDADEVVARSVRMATTGCVTSAGGREIRVRARSLCVHGDTPGAVDLARRVRRALAESGAVVEAFA
- a CDS encoding allophanate hydrolase subunit 1 — its product is MRCLPAGESALLVELADGERAEALHAELLRRRATGELRVVEIVPAARTVLLDGVENPRQLAAWLRELPVPPLEARAGGAVEIPVVYDGPDLAEVAAHWGLGAREAALAHAATEFRVAFCGFAPGFAYLTGLPQNRSVPRRATPRTAVPKGSLALAGPYTGVYPRSSPGGWQLIGTTDLEMWDADRSPAALLTPGARVRFVPRRLPGDAP
- a CDS encoding biotin-dependent carboxyltransferase family protein gives rise to the protein MTDHAVSVVRPGALTTVQDSGRPGHAHLGVPRSGALDAPAAALANRLVGNATSAAVLETTLDGCALRPRRALTVAVTGAPCSVTVDSRPVAWGAPVRVPAGALLDVGRARAGLRSYLALAGGVEVEPVLGSRSADLLSGLGPARLTEGTVLPLGTPATRPPVLGPVPHPAPPRELVLPVTPGPREDWFTDGALRTLTRARYTVSAASNRIGLRTEGPPLERAVTGELPSEGLVLGAVQVPPDGRPVVFLADHPTTGGYPVVAVVRTPALAAAAQAVPGTPVRFVRTGH
- a CDS encoding SGNH/GDSL hydrolase family protein; this translates as MRPLRYVALGDSLTEGVGDRVDRAWRGWAALLAEGLGTADCPADFHNLAVSGAQTADVLAQQTPAALEMRPDVASVLVGVNDTLRRTFDIHAVAARLDEVYARLRAQGTVVVTACLPDPGTMLRLPGALARPLARRGRAVNTVVHALSERHGALHLHACEGDWVMQKAMWSADRMHPSETGHRALAVRFHRLLAAEGIPVGPSPSPLAEMKPPSRATVLFWLATAGTAWMARRCTDLLPQLLTLAMDEARHRARGTSARLDLSASAAVASALASLTVTERRDAA
- a CDS encoding glycosyltransferase, which produces MSGPLRIVRLANFVAPASGGLRTALRELGAGYRAAGHEPVLIVPGDRADDRETEQGRVITLPGPLLPNTGGYRVLINKGRLTRLLEDLAPDRLEVSDRTTLRWTGQWARRARVPAMMVSHETAHGVLRTWGLSEDNARRAADFFNTRTARAYARVVCTTEWAEREFVRIGARNVVRAPLGVDVSDRHPGLRDPWLRERHARGDELMLVMCSRLSVEKRPWTALEAMEELVRRGERAVLVVAGDGPLRGRLEQRAAERRLPVTFLGHVDDREELGALQATADICLAPGPAETFGLAALEAMACGTPVVASSSSALGEVVGEAGATAADNGEAFADAVRALLDLPEAERREAARARAECFGWGAAVEGFLRAHDADVKVPTSKQLDRDGAREGVA
- a CDS encoding glycosyltransferase family 1 protein, with the translated sequence MRVVIVTESFPPDVNGVAHCAIQTARHLVARGHDPLVIAPTTASGAGDDSEAPCPVVRVPSISLPGYPQVRVALPSRRVAATLTAHRADIVHLASPFVLGVRGMAAASRLRLPAVAVYQTDLAGYARTYISAGEAAAWRRIRNVHAAADLTLAPSSVSLKDLEAHGVPRVKLWARGVDTERFRPDRRDEALRRELAPDGELIVGYVGRLAQEKHVELLSGVCALPGVKVVVVGDGPSEEGLRSALPGAAFLGRRTGDDLARIFASFDVFAHTGPFETFCQTVQEAMASAVPVVAPAAGGPIDLVDHGRTGFLVPPMDADALRDTVAKLQADPQLRAAQGAAGRATVEKRTWATIGDQLIDHYAEVLRERTAVAA
- a CDS encoding HEAT repeat domain-containing protein, producing MFEPVIAPSGTLLGLLQRGRGDGTLHALTAPRSEALAALNQCVRHDPRHDWQVENRSLYYARLFVDLDGGLDELERHLFDIEDVLDSEDCRTGLALSVLGHLASYGRPDALNLLRRYAAEGNNWAWALDELALRDDDAALTALAPRILARFPHTPEGEAELATMVRDAFEPRPWRLWAADPRPGIGERVRAAQEQGCFDRWQRQMRPSGPRPDWSVEAVFDWAREGLSRGAVLHVPAARCLAAVAGADDREQIVATARGGDEAARCTALRYLADSQDPRVFPLVEAAVAEGPGPVADAAVDAFERMRSAVALARARQWAPRPDELGAAAGRVLACRGARGDSALVLAALRDAVRREGCDAPTLWPLVDGAGRLGILTAAPVLRHVYRETASSQLRGRAARALAVTDPGFAAAFAVECLWDCEESTREVAARHAETADARVVDQLRRLATDPAEEAEVQTAVRSRIGPDGGAG
- a CDS encoding ankyrin repeat domain-containing protein, translating into MSEAPDVEVVELAGRVFAMARTGDAAALAAYVDAGVPVDLTNDRGDSLLMLAAYHGHPATVRALLERGAEPGRINDRGQSPLAGAVFKGEDEVVRALLESGADPSAGVPSAVETARMFGRTELLELFGAA